The following coding sequences are from one Rutidosis leptorrhynchoides isolate AG116_Rl617_1_P2 chromosome 11, CSIRO_AGI_Rlap_v1, whole genome shotgun sequence window:
- the LOC139876599 gene encoding protein LIGHT-DEPENDENT SHORT HYPOCOTYLS 3-like, whose protein sequence is MDLYPEMDSCNNSENSTINGLVNGTTISASTSSSITSTPSRYENQKRRDWNTFSQYLKNHRPPLALSRCSGAHVLEFLRYLDQFGKTKVHTPICPFYGHPNPPAPCPCPLRQAWGSLDALIGRLRAAYEENGWPTETNPFGARAVRLYLREVRDLQSKARGISYEKKKRKRGPIQEQHQQFNPSFTTFQHLSLPPSDHT, encoded by the coding sequence ATGGATCTTTACCCTGAAATGGACAGCTGTAACAACTCTGAAAACAGTACCATCAATGGTTTAGTCAATGGAACCACAATCTCTGCATCCACTTCATCATCAATCACATCTACCCCTAGCCGCTACGAAAACCAAAAAAGAAGAGACTGGAACACTTTCAGTCAATACCTAAAGAACCACCGTCCGCCGCTAGCACTATCACGGTGTAGCGGCGCACATGTTCTTGAATTTCTCCGGTACCTTGACCAATTTGGAAAGACTAAAGTCCATACACCAATCTGTCCGTTTTATGGGCATCCAAATCCACCTGCCCCATGTCCTTGTCCACTCAGACAAGCATGGGGCAGTCTGGATGCCTTAATAGGCCGACTTAGAGCCGCCTATGAAGAAAACGGATGGCCAACAGAAACGAACCCTTTTGGGGCTCGTGCTGTAAGGCTTTACCTTCGCGAAGTTCGTGATTTGCAATCTAAAGCAAGAGGAATTAGCtatgaaaaaaagaaaagaaagagagGTCCAATACAAGAACAACATCAACAATTCAATCCAAGCTTTACAACATTCCAACATCTCTCTCTTCCACCAAGTGATCATACCTAA